The Henckelia pumila isolate YLH828 chromosome 2, ASM3356847v2, whole genome shotgun sequence genome includes a window with the following:
- the LOC140877831 gene encoding uncharacterized protein encodes MSISENNQNNQFLAGLTALLQEQSRAQGAQIQQLLQVQTANAGNNHPAANQNPIYKRFLELGPPEFKGETDPLIAEQWFQAMETAVEFMQITDADRLRCATYMFRDDARVWWNGAKAALNLTTLTWNGFKDAFYDKYFTVSTRNRLAREFLEIRQGNMSIAEYVKKFERGRYFVPMISGEPAEELKHFTEGLNAFIRKDVRLSGAKNYKDAVDQAMLSEKDRNDIIRESQAKRSSYQNRDQQGNANRKRPYQAPPQHRPYQ; translated from the exons atgtct ATAAGTgagaacaatcaaaacaaccAGTTTTTGGCGGGATTAACTGCTCTGCTTCAAGAGCAAAGCCGTGCTCAGGGAGCTCAAATCCAACAGTTGCTTCAAGTCCAGACAGCTAATGCTGGAAATAACCATCCTGCAGCTAATCAGAACCCTATCTACAAAAGGTTCTTAGAGTTGGGACCACCTGAGTTCAAAGGAGAGACTGATCCTTTGATAGCGGAACAATGGTTCCAAGCTATGGAGACTGCTGTTGAATTCATGCAGATCACGGATGCGGATAGATTGAGATGTGCTACCTATATGTTCCGTGATGACGCTCGTGTTTGGTGGAATGGAGCCAAAGCAGCGTTGAACCTAACCACCCTtacttggaatggattcaaggATGCGTTCTACGACAAATATTTCACGGTGAGCACCCGAAACAGGTTGGCTAGAGAGTTTTTGGAGATCCGTCAAGGAAACATGTCAATTGCGGAGTATGTAAAGAAGTTTGAAAGGGGAAGATACTTTGTACCGATGATTTCTGGTGAACCTGCTGAAGAGTTGAAACATTTCACAGAAGGATTGAATGCCTTCATCAGAAAGGATGTTAGACTAAGTGGAGCGAAAAATTACAAAGATGCGGTGGATCAGGCCATGCTGTCCGAAAAGGACAGAAACGACATTATCAGAGAGTCACAAGCAAAAAGATCTAGTTATCAGAATCGGGACCAACAAGGAAATGCTAACAGAAAGAGACCGTACCAAGCCCCACCCCAACACCGACCATACCAATAG